Proteins encoded in a region of the Labrus mixtus chromosome 19, fLabMix1.1, whole genome shotgun sequence genome:
- the bambia gene encoding BMP and activin membrane-bound inhibitor (Xenopus laevis) homolog a, whose protein sequence is MDRQSSFISIWLQLELCAMAVLLTKGEIRCYCDAPHCVATGYMCKSELNACFTKVLDPLNANSPLTHGCLDPIANAADVCSSSSSSSRVLDALSGASSATLECCHDDMCNYRGLHDLAHTRDSTDHSRYQPDGNNRNLVTRVQELASAKEVWFRAAVIAVPIAGGLILVLLIMLALRMLRSENKRLQDQRQQMLSRLHYSFHGHHTKKGHVAKLDLECMVPVTGHENCCLTCDKMRQADLGNDKILSLVHWGMYSGHGKLEFV, encoded by the exons GAGAAATAAGGTGTTACTGTGACGCACCGCACTGTGTAGCCACCGGATACATGTGCAAATCAGAACTGAATGCCTGCTTCACAAAGGTCCTGGACCCTCTCAATGCAAACTCTCCCCTCACGCACGGGTGTTTAGACCCCATCGCCAACGCAGCagacgtctgcagcagcagcagcagcagctcgagGGTCTTGGACGCCCTCAGTGGAGCCTCGTCTGCGACGCTGGAGTGCTGCCACGATGACATGTGCAACTACAGAGGCCTGCATGACCTGGCGCACACCAGGGACTCGACAG atcACAGTCGGTACCAGCCAGACGGCAACAACAGGAACCTGGTGACCCGGGTTCAGGAGCTGGCCTCGGCTAAGGAGGTTTGGTTCCGGGCAGCGGTGATCGCAGTCCCCATTGCCGGCGGCCTCATCCTGGTGCTGCTCATCATGCTGGCGTTGAGAATGCTACGCAGCGAGAACAAGCGTCTGCAGGACCAGCGGCAACAGATGCTGTCGCGGCTCCACTACAGCTTCCACGGCCATCACACCAAGAAGGGTCACGTGGCAAAGCTGGACCTGGAATGCATGGTTCCCGTGACAGGACACGAGAACTGCTGCCTGACCTGCGATAAGATGAGGCAGGCCGACTTAGGCAATGACAAGATCCTGAGTCTGGTGCACTGGGGGATGTACAGCGGACATGGCAAGCTGGAGTTTGTATGA